The sequence below is a genomic window from Abyssisolibacter fermentans.
CAAAGCGAAAAAAGTTATTTAATACAAAAATAAAAGTTCTTAGAGCTGAAAGAAATTTAACTCAAGAAGATTTAGCTATAGATTTAGGGGTAAATAGATCAACAATACTCGAAATTGAAAGAGGTACATTTAATCCTTCGCTTAAACTTGCTTTTTCTATAGCAAAATACTTTAATAAGACAGTTGATGAAATTTTTGAAATATTGGAGGAGACTGAATAATGAATGATTTAGGAGTAAAGTTATTAGGGATGCAGCCTATTTTAGCTGCAATAATTAGTGCAGTTTTTTTCATACTATTACTTATGGATAAAGATGAATTAGAGCAATATGCATTTAATAGCGCATTGAAAATTTCTGCTTTAGTAACAATTATTTTTCTACTTGGATACGGGTTTTTTATGTTAATGATTGGACAGACGGAGATAAGTATTAATGCTATTTTTTATGCAGTAGAAGGCTTAGGTGCATTAACTATAATATTATATTTTATAAGATTAAGAGAAATAGAATTTGTGATAAAAATTAAAAATGAGAAAATTGCTAACACCTTACTGTATATTTCTATAATAATAAGTGTACTTGCGACAATTAGCATGTTGTTTGAATTTGAATTCTTTAATAATGAAATTGGATACATCAGATTTGATGAGTTAGCTATATTGATTAATGTAATCTTATTAGGCTTAGTAATACCACTACTTCCAAAGAGAAAAAAACTTAGCAGACAAGAGTATAAGAAAATGAAAAGAGAAATTGATAAGAAATTTAATATAATATATTTGATATATGGAGTATTAATGTTACTATTTATTATATATATTTTCAATCAAAAAGTAATGATGTAAATTTAAAATTAGAGTAAGCTTTCTAATATTGTTTAATGTTTCAAAAAATTCTTTTTTATTTGGACAGCTAGCTACTACAAAGTTTGAATGAAATATATTTGGAAATTGGTACTATTCTAGCTTCAATTTTTATTAGTTATATGGTATTATTTAGTGTATATTCATTGTTTTGTATAAAATGCAACAATAGAGGGGATGATTGCTTTGTCAAAAAAAATAATGAAACATAAACTAATTGTAGCTATAACTAAAATATCGGCATTATTATTAATATTTGTTAATACTATAGCAAAGGTTTATAGAGTAAAAGCATTGGTACTTATTATTATTATAAATATTAGTGCTTATGCGTATGTTTATTTAATTGAAAAAAGAAAATAAACAATATATATTATTCATCAATATCATAGGAAAATATACAACAGAACCTAATGCAAAGGTTCTTTTTTAATGTAGAAATATTATATACTACTGAAAAACAAGCTGGAATTTCTAAAAGTATAAAAAATATTAAATTTTATGTATTAATGAAATTATAAATAAACAAATCATCAAAATGATTATACTATACTTGAAATAATATAAACAATAATATATAATGTTTATAAATAAAATAAACAAAATGGGGATAAGTTATGAATAACTATAGAATTATGGATGCGAAGTTAGAAGAAATAAAAGATGGATATATATTTAACTATGAAAAAGGTGTTTATGTATGTCTACTTTGCAATGAAATTTTTGAAGTCGGAAGGATTTACGATATAGGAGGCAAATTGTACGAAGCATTTCGAGCAGTTAAAGAACATATAAAACTTGAGCATAATAGTGTACTAGATAATTTGTTAACATTTGATAAAAAATTTACTGGCTTAACTGAGAATCAGAAGAGTTTACTAACAGATATAGCAAATGGATTATCAGATAAAGAAATAGCAAACAAAAATAATACATCTCCTGCAACTGTGAGACATCAGAGATTTAAATTTAGAGAAAAAGCTAAACAAGCGAAGTTGTATCTTGCAATCTATGAATCTGTAGAAGCATTTTCTAAGCTTGAACATAAAAAAGAATTAGTAAAACCTCATAGTGGAGCTACTATGGTAGATGAAAGATATATTATCACTAATGAAGAAGAGGAGAAGATATTAAGAACTTATTTTGAAGCTGGTGAGAACCTGAAATTAAAAGCTTTTCCGGCAAAAGAAAAAAGGAAAATAACTGTGCTTAAGATGATTACAAGTAAGTTTGAAAAATCAAAAAAATATACTGAAAAAGAGATAAATGAGATTTTAAAATCCATTTATCCAAAAGATATTGCTACTATTAGAAGATACCTTATAGAATATGGTTTTTTAGAAAGAACCAATGATTGTAGAAGTTATTGGATTAAACAAATAAAGGAGGTGTGAGAAATGGCGAAATTTAAAAATTTCTTAGACAAAGATGGGAAAGTGAAGGCTTGGCCAGCAAAGTATAACTTAAAAATAAAAGTTTTAGAATATATAGCAGACAAATTTGAGTGTGATCGTTTTTATAGTGAAAAGGAAGTTAATGAAATTATTAATCAGTGGCACTCATTTGGTGATTATCTTATGATTAGAAGAGGGATGATTGACTATCAGCTGTTAGCACGTACAAATGATGGCAAAAAGTATTGGAAAGTCAAACACGAAGAAATTGATAAATAAAAAACTTTAGTATTATTAACAAATGATGATATAATATTGTAGTTATGTTTAGAAAGGGTTACAATAAGAATAAATTAACTACACATATTAGGGTGGTATTGTATGAATGAAGTAATTGTCAGATTGAATAAAAAATTTATTAGTAAAATACTAAATGGATATCCATTGATAGAGAAAGATGCTATTATCAATAAAAACAAACTTAAAAATGAAGGTGATGTTTTAAAACTTGTTGATCATAATAATAAGTTTGTTGCAAAAGCCTATTACGGAAAACAAAATAAAGGTATAGGCTGGATATTAACTTTAAAAGAAAATAAAAAAATAGATTACAATTATTTTAGAGACAAAATAGCAAAAGCAATAAGCTTTAGAAAAAAAATGTACAATGACAATAATACTACAGCCTTTAGAGTATTCAATGGTGAAGGTGATGGTATAGGTGGATTGACAATAGATTATTATGATGGGTATTATTTGATAAATTGGTACAGTGAAGGTATTTATAGATATAAGAATCAGGTTGTTAAAGCATTAAATGAATTGACAGAGTTTAAAGGAATATATCAGAAAAAAAGATTTAAAACGGGTGGCAAATATATAGATGATGATGATTTTATATGTGGAAAAAGAGGAGAATTTCCTATAATCGTAAAAGAAAATGGAGTTGATTTTGCAGTTTGCCTTAATGAAGGAGCAATGGTTGGTTTTTTCTTAGATCAAAGAGAAGTAAGAAAAACAATAAAAGAAAACTATGCAAAAGGCAAAACAGTATTAAATACTTTTTCATATACAGGTGCATTTTCAGTTTTTTGTGCGATGGGTGGTGCAAAGAAAACAACAAGTGTTGACCTTGCGAATAGAAGTAAGGAGAAGACAATAGAGCAGTTTAGTATAAATGATATAGATTACTACAAACATGATATAATAGTAGAGGATATTTTTAACTATTTTAAATATGCTGCTAAAAAACAGTTGAAATTTGATATGGTTATTCTAGATCCACCAAGCTTTGCAAAATCAAAAAAATATACTTTCAGTGCATCAAAAGATTATAAAGATTTATTAAAACAGGCAATAGCCATAACAAAAGAAAAAGGAACAATTGTGGCATCTACAAATTGTAGTTCATTCAATATGGATAAATTTTTAAAATTTATAAATGATGCTTTCAAGGAAACAAGCAAAAGGTATAAAATTGTAGAGAAGTTTTCATTGCCAACTGATTTTAAGACGATAAAGCAATATAAA
It includes:
- a CDS encoding helix-turn-helix transcriptional regulator, yielding MAKRKKLFNTKIKVLRAERNLTQEDLAIDLGVNRSTILEIERGTFNPSLKLAFSIAKYFNKTVDEIFEILEETE
- a CDS encoding DUF2087 domain-containing protein; amino-acid sequence: MAKFKNFLDKDGKVKAWPAKYNLKIKVLEYIADKFECDRFYSEKEVNEIINQWHSFGDYLMIRRGMIDYQLLARTNDGKKYWKVKHEEIDK
- a CDS encoding DUF2087 domain-containing protein: MNNYRIMDAKLEEIKDGYIFNYEKGVYVCLLCNEIFEVGRIYDIGGKLYEAFRAVKEHIKLEHNSVLDNLLTFDKKFTGLTENQKSLLTDIANGLSDKEIANKNNTSPATVRHQRFKFREKAKQAKLYLAIYESVEAFSKLEHKKELVKPHSGATMVDERYIITNEEEEKILRTYFEAGENLKLKAFPAKEKRKITVLKMITSKFEKSKKYTEKEINEILKSIYPKDIATIRRYLIEYGFLERTNDCRSYWIKQIKEV
- a CDS encoding class I SAM-dependent rRNA methyltransferase; the protein is MNEVIVRLNKKFISKILNGYPLIEKDAIINKNKLKNEGDVLKLVDHNNKFVAKAYYGKQNKGIGWILTLKENKKIDYNYFRDKIAKAISFRKKMYNDNNTTAFRVFNGEGDGIGGLTIDYYDGYYLINWYSEGIYRYKNQVVKALNELTEFKGIYQKKRFKTGGKYIDDDDFICGKRGEFPIIVKENGVDFAVCLNEGAMVGFFLDQREVRKTIKENYAKGKTVLNTFSYTGAFSVFCAMGGAKKTTSVDLANRSKEKTIEQFSINDIDYYKHDIIVEDIFNYFKYAAKKQLKFDMVILDPPSFAKSKKYTFSASKDYKDLLKQAIAITKEKGTIVASTNCSSFNMDKFLKFINDAFKETSKRYKIVEKFSLPTDFKTIKQYKEGDYLKVVFIEIN